Proteins encoded together in one Pararhizobium capsulatum DSM 1112 window:
- a CDS encoding carbohydrate ABC transporter permease, translating into MKKSRNSLIAGIIGWTSAVVMFFPIFWMVLTSFKSEIDAVVPSILFEPTLQSYVDVNSRANYFHYALNSLVESVGSTVLALIIGLPAAYACAFYPGKRTKDLLLWMLSTKMMPAVGVLVPMYLLFRDAGLLDTRIGLVILFTLSNLPIVIWMLYSFFKDVPTPILEAGRMDGARFWTQMRYILIPISLPGIASTALLSIILCWNEAFWSLNLSASQSGPLTAFIASFSSPEGLFWAKLSAASTLAVAPILIMGWITQRQLVRGLTFGAVK; encoded by the coding sequence ATGAAAAAATCGAGAAACTCACTCATTGCGGGAATCATAGGATGGACGTCCGCTGTCGTGATGTTCTTTCCCATCTTCTGGATGGTCCTCACGTCCTTCAAAAGTGAAATCGACGCAGTCGTACCATCGATATTGTTCGAACCGACGCTTCAAAGCTATGTCGATGTGAACAGTCGTGCCAACTACTTTCACTACGCTCTGAATAGTCTGGTCGAATCGGTCGGCTCGACGGTTCTGGCTTTGATTATCGGACTGCCCGCGGCGTACGCCTGCGCGTTCTATCCTGGCAAGCGAACCAAGGATTTGCTCTTGTGGATGCTGTCTACCAAGATGATGCCGGCAGTTGGCGTGCTGGTTCCGATGTACCTTCTTTTCAGGGATGCGGGCCTGCTGGACACACGTATCGGGCTCGTGATCCTATTTACGCTATCAAACCTCCCCATCGTTATCTGGATGCTGTACTCGTTCTTCAAAGACGTGCCTACGCCTATCCTTGAGGCGGGAAGGATGGACGGCGCTCGGTTCTGGACGCAGATGCGCTACATTCTGATCCCGATCTCACTGCCAGGAATTGCATCGACCGCTCTGCTGTCCATCATCCTTTGCTGGAATGAAGCGTTCTGGTCGCTCAATCTATCTGCCTCCCAGTCCGGTCCCCTGACGGCTTTCATCGCATCCTTCTCAAGTCCTGAGGGACTGTTCTGGGCCAAACTGTCGGCGGCCTCTACGCTTGCGGTCGCCCCAATCCTCATCATGGGATGGATCACGCAGCGACAACTGGTGCGAGGCCTCACCTTCGGAGCCGTGAAATGA
- a CDS encoding ABC transporter ATP-binding protein, translating into MANLSLKNVTKSFGALEIIKGIDLEIKDHEFCVFVGPSGCGKSTLLRMIAGLEEITSGDLLIAGKRVNDIPPDERGLAMVFQSYALYPHMTVRENMGFALKLAKVPQAERDARVERVADLLELRQYLDRKPGALSGGQRQRVAIGRAIIREPSIFLFDEPLSNLDAALRVQTRIELARLHERLGSTMIYVTHDQVEAMTLADKIVVLKDGRIEQVGSPMELYHHPVNRFVGGFIGSPKMNFIKGSVISASTGGVEVSLLGSSRLTVPVSPNKVAIGDSVDVGVRPEHLRLDDAGPLTGGVIVVERLGSETFIHVELSPDTIVIAQLDGSSSVRVHDRVRLAATAGSSHVFAPDGAALPSLTTHPLVAEHI; encoded by the coding sequence ATGGCAAACCTGAGTCTGAAAAATGTTACCAAGTCGTTCGGCGCCCTGGAAATCATCAAGGGCATCGACCTTGAGATCAAGGACCACGAATTCTGCGTGTTCGTCGGGCCTTCCGGCTGCGGAAAATCGACTCTTTTGCGCATGATTGCCGGTTTGGAGGAGATTACGTCCGGAGATCTCCTGATCGCGGGCAAAAGGGTGAACGACATCCCGCCCGACGAACGCGGTCTTGCGATGGTTTTTCAAAGCTATGCCCTCTATCCACACATGACCGTCCGGGAGAACATGGGATTCGCACTCAAACTGGCAAAAGTACCGCAGGCCGAGCGCGACGCCCGAGTGGAACGGGTCGCCGATCTACTTGAGCTGCGACAATATCTGGATCGCAAGCCCGGTGCTCTCTCTGGAGGGCAGCGCCAGCGTGTTGCCATCGGCCGTGCCATTATCCGCGAACCATCGATCTTCCTCTTTGACGAGCCGCTATCCAACCTCGATGCAGCTTTGCGGGTCCAGACACGCATCGAACTTGCTCGGTTGCACGAGCGCCTTGGTTCAACGATGATCTACGTGACGCACGACCAAGTGGAGGCGATGACGCTTGCGGACAAGATCGTCGTCTTGAAGGACGGCAGGATCGAGCAGGTCGGCAGCCCGATGGAGCTTTATCATCACCCCGTCAATCGTTTCGTGGGCGGGTTCATCGGCAGCCCGAAAATGAATTTCATAAAAGGGTCGGTCATCTCTGCATCCACCGGCGGCGTCGAGGTTTCTCTCCTTGGAAGCTCGCGCCTGACCGTACCGGTGTCGCCAAACAAAGTCGCCATTGGCGACAGCGTTGATGTCGGCGTGAGGCCTGAGCATCTCCGACTGGACGACGCAGGCCCGCTGACTGGCGGGGTGATCGTCGTCGAGCGGCTTGGCAGTGAGACGTTTATTCACGTTGAACTTAGTCCCGACACGATCGTGATCGCTCAACTTGATGGCAGCAGCAGTGTACGCGTCCATGACCGAGTTCGTCTCGCGGCGACGGCGGGCTCCAGCCATGTTTTTGCGCCTGATGGCGCCGCGTTGCCATCGCTGACGACCCACCCGCTTGTCGCTGAACATATCTGA
- a CDS encoding SDR family NAD(P)-dependent oxidoreductase: protein MYLEKMRLDGQTAFITGGGRGIGLAAAEALFEAGAHVIISDVNDELLESGRAYLATKGYAADAVRLDVTRPDDVAAAAKAANERHGSVDILVANAGIAWPDTPGEEIADDNWRRLIDVDLNGVYWSCREFGKHMLGRSKGAIVTLGSISGLISNKPQRQAHYNSAKAAVHHLTKSLGGEWAERGVRVNCVAPTYVDTPMSNTSFDDPERMPIWMDFTPMRRVAKPDEVASAILFLASGASSAMTGTVIPVDCGYTIW from the coding sequence ATGTATCTTGAGAAAATGCGCCTGGACGGGCAGACCGCCTTCATCACCGGTGGTGGCCGCGGGATCGGGCTTGCTGCCGCCGAAGCTCTTTTCGAAGCCGGCGCGCACGTCATCATCTCCGACGTCAACGACGAGTTGCTTGAAAGTGGTCGCGCCTACCTCGCAACCAAGGGCTATGCGGCAGATGCCGTCCGTCTCGATGTCACGCGTCCAGACGATGTGGCGGCCGCCGCAAAGGCAGCGAACGAACGACACGGTTCCGTCGACATCCTTGTGGCAAACGCCGGAATTGCTTGGCCGGATACTCCAGGGGAAGAGATCGCCGACGACAATTGGAGGCGGCTGATCGACGTCGATCTCAACGGGGTCTACTGGTCCTGCCGTGAGTTCGGAAAACACATGCTCGGTCGTTCTAAGGGCGCGATCGTTACGCTCGGCTCTATCTCGGGACTGATATCCAACAAGCCCCAGCGGCAAGCTCACTACAATTCCGCCAAGGCCGCGGTCCATCATCTGACGAAAAGCCTTGGTGGCGAATGGGCGGAGCGGGGGGTCCGGGTTAACTGCGTCGCACCGACTTACGTTGACACGCCGATGTCAAACACAAGCTTCGACGACCCGGAGCGAATGCCGATCTGGATGGATTTTACTCCCATGCGGCGTGTCGCAAAACCGGACGAAGTGGCATCCGCGATCCTGTTTCTTGCGAGTGGTGCTTCCAGCGCGATGACTGGGACGGTAATTCCGGTCGATTGCGGCTATACGATCTGGTGA
- a CDS encoding gluconeogenesis factor YvcK family protein — MNRNSAPDDVAAIIRGAALKRIVLFSGGSACRSINLALCGNAHLTRVVPSWDSGGSSKLIREKVGLLAVGDLRQALMTMAHGEGRAGDVVKICNARLSSNLGMDVARAEFQFYSEARHPLLERMHPGLRGAILNYLKTFASTVGAGFDYRNGSIGNFILAGACLAHNGDINTAVFVFRKLCSVVGDVWTSSLENDLVLTATLKNGRKIERQDAITKLSEDEATIGIDYVELSRTSNDRPKANPAALEALANADLIAFGPGSVFTSLLPHLQIQEIATTLLKVNCPRVWIGNILQCPETTDLKLGDILRACRSQWQRDDRSRRQLLTHVLANRVLFPFEKTVGAFPYLSHETDDCDQPAVIIGEYEDAWNRGQHDGKAIANALREIAAS, encoded by the coding sequence TTGAACAGAAACTCGGCACCTGACGACGTCGCCGCCATCATCCGTGGAGCAGCATTGAAACGAATTGTCCTGTTCTCAGGAGGAAGCGCCTGTCGCTCGATCAACCTCGCGCTTTGCGGCAACGCACATTTGACACGTGTCGTGCCTAGCTGGGATAGTGGGGGAAGCTCGAAGCTAATCCGCGAGAAGGTGGGCCTCCTTGCTGTGGGCGACCTTCGCCAGGCCCTGATGACGATGGCGCATGGTGAAGGACGAGCGGGAGATGTTGTCAAGATTTGCAACGCCCGTTTGTCGAGCAATCTCGGGATGGACGTCGCTCGCGCCGAATTTCAATTTTACTCCGAGGCGCGGCACCCTTTGCTTGAACGGATGCACCCCGGCTTGAGAGGGGCGATCCTGAACTATCTGAAGACGTTTGCGTCGACGGTCGGAGCGGGCTTCGATTACAGAAACGGCAGCATCGGCAACTTCATCCTTGCCGGCGCCTGTCTGGCCCATAATGGCGACATTAACACCGCCGTGTTCGTGTTCCGCAAGCTCTGCAGCGTTGTCGGCGATGTATGGACGTCGTCTCTCGAGAACGATCTCGTCCTCACCGCGACGTTGAAAAACGGCAGAAAGATTGAGCGGCAGGATGCGATTACCAAGCTGTCAGAAGACGAGGCAACGATCGGTATCGACTATGTCGAGCTTTCAAGGACTTCGAACGATCGGCCGAAAGCTAATCCCGCGGCCCTGGAAGCCCTCGCGAATGCAGATCTGATCGCCTTCGGCCCCGGAAGCGTCTTCACGAGCCTCCTTCCGCACTTACAGATCCAGGAAATCGCCACCACACTGTTGAAAGTGAATTGCCCTCGTGTCTGGATCGGCAATATTCTCCAATGTCCGGAAACCACCGATCTAAAGCTTGGTGACATTTTGCGGGCGTGTCGGAGCCAATGGCAGCGGGACGATAGGTCTCGCCGCCAACTGTTGACACATGTCCTCGCTAACAGGGTGCTCTTTCCGTTCGAGAAGACGGTCGGCGCCTTCCCCTACCTTTCACATGAGACCGACGATTGCGATCAGCCCGCCGTGATCATCGGCGAGTACGAAGACGCCTGGAACAGGGGCCAGCACGACGGAAAAGCCATCGCGAACGCATTACGTGAGATCGCGGCGAGCTAA
- a CDS encoding ROK family protein — MSPKDFAIGIDVGGTNMRVARISPSGEILERRSIAGSRDPTTALGLIRDLVRSMDGDGARAIGVGIPGRVNGWTGEIISGGFLDLSGVDLRRELADSFGHPTLVANDCSMALIGESRRGAARGLRNAVMMTIGTGIGGAVMEDGQIVNGKRCAGQLGHLVVNLNGQPCPCGQRGCIETESSGTSLRRHLNDVGYGPEIRFEHVRESAEAGNERAIGVMRAWGGPLRAAINTLSAAFDPDVLVLGGGMGEAAVASLNFLPDLQTWYQVPVRLAELGDDAGVIGSGLAALEVVSRSNHGTAKRLLMVNGVPASGKSGVAGSLSEKTGWPILALDTVKNPFLELIENVDRPFNRVLGRASYKSIFSIIKESPPGSTFIVDAWFGFQPVDVLREHLAMAGITEVLELWCHAPPDVIGQRYGQRSGRRLPGHPGLAYVPELIELARRARPCGLGPVFDIDTTTPIETDTVLTWITDSFEQKLGT; from the coding sequence ATGTCTCCAAAAGATTTTGCAATCGGCATTGATGTTGGCGGCACGAATATGCGGGTAGCAAGGATCTCTCCCTCAGGAGAGATCCTTGAAAGGCGGTCAATCGCCGGAAGCCGCGATCCGACAACGGCGCTTGGACTGATCAGGGACTTGGTTCGAAGCATGGATGGAGACGGCGCTCGGGCCATCGGCGTCGGCATCCCCGGACGAGTGAACGGCTGGACGGGCGAGATCATTTCAGGCGGTTTCCTGGATCTCTCCGGCGTCGATCTGAGACGCGAGCTTGCAGATAGTTTTGGTCACCCGACCTTGGTGGCCAATGATTGCAGCATGGCACTCATCGGCGAGTCGCGACGCGGAGCGGCCAGAGGATTGCGCAACGCCGTCATGATGACGATCGGCACTGGGATTGGCGGTGCGGTCATGGAGGACGGCCAGATTGTCAACGGCAAGAGATGTGCGGGTCAGCTCGGTCATCTGGTGGTCAACTTAAATGGGCAGCCTTGCCCGTGTGGTCAGCGTGGTTGTATCGAAACGGAATCGTCGGGCACTTCATTGCGACGCCATCTGAACGACGTCGGTTATGGGCCCGAAATTCGTTTCGAGCACGTTCGCGAAAGCGCGGAAGCAGGCAATGAGCGAGCAATCGGCGTCATGCGCGCGTGGGGCGGGCCTCTACGTGCCGCTATAAACACTCTTTCTGCAGCCTTCGATCCCGACGTCCTCGTGCTGGGCGGGGGCATGGGTGAGGCCGCCGTCGCTTCTTTGAATTTTCTTCCTGACCTTCAAACCTGGTATCAAGTGCCGGTCCGCCTTGCAGAGCTCGGCGACGATGCCGGCGTAATCGGATCAGGGCTTGCCGCCCTCGAAGTGGTGTCGCGTTCCAACCACGGAACGGCTAAGCGGCTCCTCATGGTCAACGGGGTTCCCGCTTCCGGAAAAAGCGGAGTAGCTGGCTCATTGTCCGAGAAAACCGGTTGGCCTATCCTGGCGCTGGACACCGTGAAGAACCCATTTCTCGAATTGATCGAGAACGTCGATCGGCCGTTCAATCGTGTCCTCGGCCGTGCCAGTTACAAGTCGATTTTCTCAATCATCAAAGAGTCCCCTCCTGGTTCGACGTTCATTGTCGATGCCTGGTTCGGATTTCAACCCGTCGACGTCCTGCGCGAACATCTCGCAATGGCGGGTATAACGGAAGTGCTGGAGCTGTGGTGCCATGCCCCTCCCGACGTAATCGGCCAGCGATATGGACAACGCAGCGGCCGACGGCTGCCCGGCCATCCCGGATTGGCCTACGTGCCGGAACTCATCGAGTTGGCTCGACGGGCGAGGCCTTGCGGTCTCGGACCCGTGTTCGATATTGACACTACGACACCGATAGAAACGGATACGGTTCTGACGTGGATAACGGACTCATTTGAACAGAAACTCGGCACCTGA
- a CDS encoding tagatose-bisphosphate aldolase, translating to MTAMTTAERRGYHQICDSSGAMMVIACDQRGGMRTVLAATPEEQAKISNETLGETKADITLYLASKAGCVLVDPVCAVPGLVDDDILPRDTALLIGIDASGWETSAEGYRISKMVDGIDARKVRELGATGGKIMIYLRMDTPDANTRNLETLKKSIQDFAAEDLLLVVEFLTYQLEGESKEDYESKVPMLIVEGSRACLELGSKVLKIPYPGTEEACAEVTKIAGDVPWAVLSAGVDHKTFLPQVEAAMKNGASGVIAGRSLWKDCISLDRKVSKEKLSTIAISRLQDIQNIIRRYRADSAAA from the coding sequence ATGACAGCTATGACCACCGCGGAGCGCCGCGGCTATCACCAGATTTGTGATTCTAGCGGAGCCATGATGGTAATTGCGTGCGATCAGCGGGGTGGAATGCGCACTGTACTCGCGGCGACCCCCGAAGAACAGGCGAAAATCAGTAATGAAACACTCGGGGAAACGAAGGCAGATATCACCCTGTACCTGGCCTCCAAGGCTGGTTGCGTGTTGGTAGATCCGGTTTGTGCTGTTCCCGGACTGGTGGACGACGATATACTGCCTAGAGATACTGCACTTCTAATCGGCATCGACGCCTCGGGTTGGGAAACTTCCGCCGAGGGCTATCGTATCTCAAAGATGGTTGACGGCATCGATGCCCGGAAAGTGCGTGAACTAGGTGCTACGGGCGGGAAGATCATGATCTACCTGCGCATGGATACGCCGGATGCAAATACGAGGAACCTGGAGACGCTGAAAAAGAGCATCCAGGACTTCGCTGCGGAAGACCTGCTGCTTGTCGTCGAGTTCCTAACCTATCAACTGGAAGGCGAAAGCAAGGAAGACTATGAATCGAAAGTTCCGATGCTGATCGTCGAGGGTTCGAGAGCATGCCTGGAACTTGGTTCCAAGGTCCTCAAGATTCCCTATCCTGGGACGGAGGAAGCATGTGCTGAAGTCACCAAAATCGCCGGCGATGTACCGTGGGCGGTACTGTCTGCTGGTGTAGATCACAAGACATTCCTTCCACAGGTCGAAGCGGCAATGAAAAACGGTGCCTCCGGCGTCATCGCAGGAAGGTCTCTCTGGAAGGATTGCATCTCGCTCGACCGCAAGGTTTCGAAGGAGAAACTTTCGACAATCGCGATCTCCCGCCTTCAGGACATTCAGAATATCATCCGCCGCTACCGCGCCGATAGTGCCGCTGCCTGA
- a CDS encoding sugar-binding transcriptional regulator, translating into MVAKLHYESDMPQVEIAKKLGVSTATVSRLLTRARALGIVRIQVMDLVIPDEITARLIEVLGLKRAAVVDTPSTGVLSSLATPLGNMLKDENLSKGAVVGIGWGRAVREVIQAGLPRVPEVRAVALNGGLQQSAPHFQINEFVRQAAEQFGGTAHFLHAPYVSSVELRDAFLTDPVVKQTTGLWDQLDCAIVGIGLPHAINPPEASAATISEQDIGGAVGDVIRHYVDRDGALLHWEGEERMIAASVAQLRNVGLSIGVAATVEKAAGIVGAVRSGMINALVTDTTTALAVLEICEADPKIHADRAAQK; encoded by the coding sequence ATGGTGGCAAAGCTTCACTATGAAAGCGATATGCCGCAAGTCGAGATTGCGAAGAAGCTGGGCGTTTCCACCGCGACAGTTTCACGGCTTCTTACGAGGGCGCGGGCGCTTGGAATTGTACGGATCCAGGTCATGGACCTGGTGATTCCAGACGAGATTACGGCCCGTCTGATTGAGGTTCTCGGTTTGAAGCGCGCCGCCGTGGTCGATACACCTTCGACCGGTGTTCTTTCCTCGTTGGCAACGCCTCTTGGTAATATGCTGAAGGACGAAAACCTCTCGAAGGGAGCTGTCGTCGGAATAGGTTGGGGGCGCGCGGTGCGCGAGGTCATACAAGCCGGTTTGCCACGGGTACCAGAAGTTCGTGCAGTTGCGTTGAACGGGGGATTGCAGCAGTCCGCCCCTCATTTTCAGATCAATGAGTTTGTTCGCCAGGCCGCAGAGCAATTCGGTGGCACGGCGCACTTTCTGCACGCCCCATACGTCTCTTCTGTCGAACTGAGAGACGCGTTCCTCACTGACCCAGTCGTCAAGCAAACTACGGGTCTCTGGGATCAACTTGACTGTGCGATCGTGGGGATCGGTCTTCCCCATGCGATAAACCCTCCGGAGGCAAGTGCAGCCACGATTAGCGAGCAGGACATCGGAGGAGCGGTCGGCGACGTTATTCGACATTACGTCGATCGCGACGGCGCCCTTCTTCACTGGGAGGGAGAGGAACGAATGATTGCGGCGTCGGTCGCGCAGTTGCGGAACGTGGGACTGTCAATTGGCGTCGCCGCGACCGTTGAAAAGGCTGCTGGGATAGTGGGAGCTGTTCGGTCCGGAATGATCAACGCCCTTGTAACAGACACCACGACGGCGCTCGCTGTTTTGGAAATCTGTGAGGCCGACCCAAAGATCCATGCCGATCGGGCTGCTCAGAAATAG
- a CDS encoding pyridoxine 5'-phosphate synthase encodes MTTALSVNVNAIAFLRNRRKLPWPSVEGLGRIALDAGAQGLTVHPRPDERHIRFADLPVLRNLIDEFRGAEFNIEGYPTRQFLDLCRDSRADQVTLVPDDPLQATSDHGWDFRKHKAFLIEAVSELKTSGIRVSVFADGDGDEGSMDVAKEVGADRIELYTGPYGGCFDDQERALVVLEQLGRTADAARARGLDVNAGHDLTVANLPKLIERIPYLAEVSIGHDLTADALTHGMAETVRRFRQSCGQMI; translated from the coding sequence ATGACCACAGCCCTCTCAGTCAACGTCAACGCGATAGCTTTTCTCCGGAATCGACGGAAACTTCCTTGGCCAAGTGTCGAAGGCTTGGGCAGGATCGCCCTTGATGCCGGAGCACAGGGGCTGACCGTGCACCCAAGGCCAGATGAACGACACATCCGCTTCGCCGATCTGCCCGTTCTTAGAAACCTGATTGACGAATTCAGGGGTGCGGAGTTCAACATCGAAGGTTATCCGACCCGCCAGTTTTTGGACCTCTGCCGCGATTCCCGTGCCGACCAGGTAACTCTCGTTCCCGATGATCCCCTGCAGGCGACTTCCGATCATGGTTGGGATTTCAGGAAGCATAAAGCCTTTCTGATCGAGGCAGTGTCGGAGCTCAAAACCTCAGGGATCCGTGTTTCGGTGTTCGCTGACGGTGACGGTGATGAAGGCTCGATGGACGTTGCGAAGGAAGTCGGAGCCGACCGGATTGAATTGTATACCGGACCATATGGTGGATGCTTCGATGATCAAGAGCGAGCCCTCGTCGTTCTTGAGCAGTTGGGTCGGACAGCCGATGCTGCGCGCGCGCGCGGCCTTGACGTCAACGCCGGCCACGATCTGACGGTGGCGAACCTGCCCAAGCTGATCGAGAGAATTCCCTATTTGGCCGAGGTGTCAATCGGCCATGATCTAACCGCCGATGCTCTGACGCATGGGATGGCAGAGACTGTTCGTCGTTTTCGACAATCTTGTGGACAAATGATCTGA
- a CDS encoding HAD family hydrolase, which translates to MTEIKSVIFDCDGVLVDSEIIGIKIEVELLHGAGCEISVEQLAERFSGMSWKDILLILEKERGLSLMDLLLDRTEAELDVRIPAEARAIDGVLAVLQELRYPRCVCSNTKLSRVEEVLTNVGLKEFFAPNIYSAKDLGEGRSKPKPDIFLFGAQQMGFDPSQTVVIEDSVHGVHAARAAGMQVIGFTGGSHTYRDHSENLLEGGARSTISDMRDLPAAIGAITSLHRG; encoded by the coding sequence ATGACTGAAATAAAATCTGTAATCTTCGACTGCGACGGTGTTTTGGTCGATTCCGAAATCATTGGTATAAAGATCGAAGTAGAACTCCTTCATGGAGCGGGTTGCGAAATAAGTGTCGAGCAATTGGCCGAGCGTTTCAGTGGCATGAGTTGGAAGGATATTCTGCTCATCCTGGAGAAGGAACGCGGGTTGAGCCTGATGGATTTGCTGCTCGACAGGACCGAAGCTGAACTCGATGTGCGCATTCCGGCAGAGGCCCGAGCAATAGACGGCGTGCTGGCAGTCCTGCAAGAATTGCGGTATCCCCGCTGCGTTTGTTCAAACACAAAATTATCGCGTGTCGAAGAGGTTCTGACCAACGTTGGCCTAAAAGAATTCTTTGCGCCTAATATCTATTCGGCAAAGGATCTGGGTGAGGGGAGGTCCAAGCCGAAGCCTGACATTTTTCTGTTCGGCGCACAGCAAATGGGGTTCGATCCGTCACAAACCGTGGTGATTGAAGACTCGGTTCACGGTGTTCACGCCGCGCGCGCCGCTGGTATGCAGGTCATAGGCTTCACCGGAGGATCCCACACATATCGTGATCATTCCGAAAACCTTCTCGAGGGGGGTGCTCGGTCGACCATTTCGGATATGCGGGACCTGCCTGCGGCCATCGGCGCAATCACCAGCCTCCATCGCGGCTAA
- a CDS encoding SDR family oxidoreductase, translating into MTGILDGKIAVITGAASGIGLATSKVLMAEGATVVMVDRNKVALDDLVAANGDKAIAQVTDLLNAESCAAMVSEILAKTGKIDILYCNAGTYIGGDLIDTNAEAIDRMLNLNINAVIKNVHAVLPHMIERGTGDIIVTSSLAGHAAIKHEPVYSASKWAMTCFTQTTRRQVNKHGIRVSQVSPGPVISALLADWEPERLQAVKDAGAVIEPKEVAEAVLFILSRPRNVTIHDVIVLPTNVDG; encoded by the coding sequence ATGACAGGCATCCTCGATGGCAAAATTGCAGTCATCACTGGCGCGGCCTCGGGCATTGGACTGGCGACGTCCAAAGTCCTCATGGCAGAGGGAGCGACGGTTGTGATGGTGGATCGAAATAAGGTCGCGCTTGACGACTTGGTCGCTGCCAACGGAGACAAAGCAATTGCGCAGGTGACTGATCTCCTGAATGCCGAAAGCTGCGCGGCGATGGTTTCAGAAATCTTGGCTAAGACAGGTAAAATCGACATCCTTTATTGTAATGCGGGCACATACATTGGCGGCGACCTGATCGACACCAACGCGGAAGCAATCGATCGAATGCTGAACCTCAATATCAATGCCGTCATCAAAAACGTACACGCTGTTCTGCCGCATATGATCGAGCGGGGAACCGGAGATATCATTGTCACAAGTTCACTCGCCGGACACGCGGCAATCAAACACGAACCCGTGTACTCTGCGTCGAAATGGGCAATGACCTGCTTCACACAGACAACACGGCGTCAAGTCAACAAACACGGCATTCGCGTCTCCCAAGTATCGCCAGGCCCAGTGATATCCGCACTGCTTGCCGACTGGGAGCCAGAACGGCTCCAGGCCGTCAAGGACGCGGGAGCCGTTATCGAACCTAAGGAAGTCGCAGAGGCTGTTCTGTTTATTCTAAGCCGCCCGCGCAATGTGACCATTCACGACGTAATCGTATTGCCGACTAATGTAGACGGCTAG
- a CDS encoding MgtC/SapB family protein — protein MDPDSRVVAAYLLALPIGWDREKSERSAGLRTFPLVAIASCGFIQATEHLTAGNPEATARIVEGLITGMGFIGGGAILVVKNNVKGTATAASLGATGAVGTAVGLGSYDIAVVLSVMTFFTLRIMTNLKPDAPSDEQNSSHTASHRAPCSYCLRPQ, from the coding sequence ATGGATCCTGATAGTCGCGTGGTTGCGGCCTATCTGCTTGCTTTGCCCATCGGGTGGGATCGGGAAAAGAGCGAACGGAGCGCCGGACTTCGCACGTTCCCGCTTGTCGCCATCGCGAGCTGTGGTTTCATCCAAGCCACCGAGCACCTTACTGCTGGCAATCCGGAGGCCACCGCCCGGATAGTCGAGGGCCTGATCACCGGAATGGGGTTCATCGGCGGTGGCGCAATCCTTGTTGTTAAAAACAATGTCAAAGGCACCGCAACCGCCGCCAGTTTGGGGGCGACTGGAGCGGTTGGCACTGCGGTTGGCCTGGGCTCGTACGACATAGCAGTCGTTTTGTCAGTCATGACCTTCTTCACCCTGCGGATCATGACGAACTTGAAGCCCGACGCACCCAGCGACGAGCAAAACAGTAGTCATACCGCGTCGCACCGAGCGCCATGCAGCTATTGTCTACGCCCCCAGTAA
- a CDS encoding DeoR/GlpR family DNA-binding transcription regulator: MAHQIDNAPAKADGPQHNESKADLRRSTIVRTLMENGTAQIKDLAISLGVSLMTIHRDLNDLQDQGLVRRIRGAVTAEKSMLHESSYVFRARQFVDEKRRLARAAVAHIDPGNAVIWDDSSTTYHACDFIESVTPVTVITNAIPVIERLRDVADIELIALGGKYHRVYNGFFGLACEKAIQSYHVDVALMSTTTIQGLSLYTQDEQVLRVKQSMIRIARKKILLVDESKFHFSALNHVADLSVFDVVIVPQTVDERIIQYLQQNGINLELV, translated from the coding sequence TTGGCCCACCAGATCGACAATGCGCCGGCAAAAGCCGACGGTCCCCAGCACAACGAATCCAAGGCGGACCTGCGCCGATCTACGATCGTCAGGACGTTGATGGAAAACGGCACGGCGCAGATCAAGGATCTGGCGATTTCGCTCGGCGTCAGCTTGATGACGATCCATCGAGACCTGAACGATCTTCAAGATCAGGGACTGGTCCGGCGAATTCGAGGCGCTGTGACAGCAGAGAAATCAATGCTGCACGAGAGCAGCTATGTTTTCCGTGCGCGCCAGTTCGTGGACGAAAAAAGGCGGCTCGCACGCGCTGCGGTCGCCCATATCGATCCGGGCAATGCCGTCATATGGGACGACAGCTCGACGACCTACCACGCCTGCGACTTCATCGAATCGGTGACGCCTGTGACGGTGATCACAAACGCAATTCCCGTAATCGAGCGCCTGCGCGATGTGGCCGATATCGAACTGATCGCGCTGGGGGGGAAGTACCATCGGGTTTACAATGGCTTTTTCGGCCTTGCGTGTGAAAAAGCGATACAGTCCTACCATGTCGACGTCGCCCTGATGTCGACCACGACGATCCAAGGCCTCTCGCTTTACACGCAGGATGAACAGGTCCTCCGGGTCAAGCAGTCGATGATCCGCATCGCCCGCAAGAAGATCCTCCTCGTGGACGAAAGCAAGTTCCATTTTTCGGCGCTGAACCACGTTGCCGATCTCTCGGTGTTCGATGTCGTTATTGTCCCCCAGACTGTCGATGAACGGATCATCCAATACCTACAGCAGAACGGGATAAACCTCGAACTCGTCTAG